GTGCTTTCGCAAAAAATATTTCATTTCTTAATTACTTTTTCAGAGCACTATAATTCTTAGAAAAATACTTTTTGTCTTTTATTAATTGCCAGTTCGTAGACTTCCACATATTTTTTTGCAGATTCTTCCCACGTGAAACGCTTTTTCATTGCGTTTTCAATCAGGCGTTTCATTGCATTTTTATTATTATAATAAGTATACACAGCCCATCCAACTGTGTTAAAGAGTGATTCAGAATTTAAATCATCAAATTTAAACCCTGTACCTTCCAATGTTTTTTCGTCAAAATTTTCTACTGTATCATTAAGACCGCCTGTGGCTCTGACTAAAGGGAGAGTTCCATACCTTAAACTGTATATTTGATTTAATCCGCAGGGTTCAAATTTTGAAGGCATCAGGAAAAAATCAGCTCCGGCCTCAATTTTATGCGCAAGTTTGTTATTATATCCAAAATAACAACCCATTTTATCCGGTAATTTATGAGCAGCATCTCCAAAATAAAAATGTGACCAGATTTCTCCATCGCCAAGCAATACAAACTGTGCTTCGAAATCAAAAAGTTTATAAATAGTTTCAGCAAGTATATCAACGCCTTTTTGCCTTACCATCCTTGAAACAATCCCAAAAACAGGAACATCGTCTCTTACAGGAAGATTAAAAGTTTTTTGCAAGTCCCGTTTACATTCTTGCTTGCCTGAAAGATCGTTAATTGAATAATTTTTTTTAATAAATTTGTCAGTTTCAGGATTCCATTCATCGTAATCACAACCGTTTAGTATTCCGTATAAATCAGCTGATCTCTCTTTGACTACTCCTTCTAAACCCCATCCGTATTCAGGAGTTTGAATTTCACGTGCGTATCCTTCGCTAACGGTTGTCAATAAAGTTGAATGATAAATTCCGCCTTTCATAAGGTTTACTTTATTGTCAAATTCGAGTTCCAAAAAATTAAAATGCTCCCAGCCAATGCCGAGAACATCCATAAGACCTTCATAAAACTCGCCTTGATACTGCATATTGTGTATTGTAAGAATGCTTGAAGCCTTTCCAAGTTTATCATTCTTATAATCTGTATTTAAAAATACTGGTATTGCGGCTGTTTGCCAGTCATTAGCCTGAATTACATCAGGATAAAAATCTAATTTTTTGCAAAGCTGAAGGCAGGCTTTTGAGAAAAAGGCAAACCTGTTGTCATTATCCATGAACCCCTGTCCATTATCATCGTTATATATGCCTTTTCTTCCAAAATAGCCTTCATGTTCAATAAAGTACACAGGTACATCTGTTTCAGGAAGCTTTGATTCAAAGACACTGCACCAGATTTCTCCCAGAGCGCCCAGAGGTGTTCCTAATGCACCGGGAATTTCTTTTAAACCGTATTTTTGTTTGTCAATCGAGTAATATCTAGGAATCACTACTCTTACATCATGACCCAGATTTGCGAGTTCTTTCGGCAAAGTTCCAACTACATCAGCAAGTCCGCCTGTTTTTACAAACGGAACTGCTTCTGATGCACATATTAAAATTTTTAATTTTTTCTGCATTATATTTCTGCCTATTCAAATTTTGTTAGTAAAGTGCAGATTAATTTAAATATTTTCAAAATATTATACTGCCTGTAATTATTATATTTGCTAATTTTTACTTATCTATAGTTGAAATTATATAATATCCCCTATTTTATAACTTTATACATATAAGTCTAAAATTTCTAAAGATATAATCTTTATGTAAATTTAATGTAACAGTATATACTTTTTACGCACTTTATAAATATTAAATGTTTTTAATTATATATACATATATATAAATTATAAATAAATTGTATTTAGTAAATGTTAAAAATTAAAAGGAGATTTTAATGACATCAGTAAATTCTATTTCATCCTTCCAGAGAACAGGAAATCCAAACACAGATGCTCAGACTTACGCAACAAAGAACGGCATATCTCTTGAAGCGGCAAAAGCTAAGTTGCAAGCGCAGTTTGGCGCTCCAACAAAACCTACTTCGATTTTCGATAATTCATCCAAGAAATCAACTGCTTCAGATTCTTCAAGCAAGTCAGATAAAAGTGGTGAAAAGATACTTGACGCTCTGGTTTCAATAAAACTTAATGTTCAACCAAAACAAGGTCTTGCAAAAGAAAATGGCGTAACAAGTATTGAAGATCTTTCTAAGCTAAAATCAGATGCTACAACAGGCAAATCTTTAAATATCTCCGCATAATTAAAACTATTATAATAATTACAAAAACCTCTGCTAATGCAGGGGTTTTTACATAATTGAAGCCATAATAGCTTTTTGAGCATGAAGTCTGTTTTCAGCCTGTTCAAAAATAATTGAAGCATGTTCTTCAAGTACATCTGCCGTTATTTCTTCACCTCTATGCGCAGGTAAGCAGTGAAGAACAATTACATCATCCGAAGCACTCGAAAGTAATTCTTTATTCAACTGATAAGGTCTGAAAATTTTTCTTCTTGATTCTGTTTCTTCTTCCTGTCCCATGCTTGCCCATACGTCTGTATAGGCTATATTGGCATTTTTGACTGCTTCTGTCTGGTCTGAAGTTATTTGGATTTGCGAGCCGGATTTTTGCGCAATTTGTCTACACTTTGCCAAATATTCTTCTTGAGGCTCATAATCTTTCGGGCAACCTATAGAAACATCCATCCCCATAATTGAGCAGCCCGCTATAAGACTGTTTGCCATATTATTTCCATCGCCTACATAAGCCAGTTTGAGATTTTCCAGATATCCGAAATGCTCTTTTATGGTAAGTAAATCAGCCATAACCTGACAGGGATGAGAAAGATCTGTAAGTGCATTAATAACCGGGACATCAGCATATTTTGCAAATTCTATAACGTCTTCCTGTGCAAAAGTTCTTATCATTACTCCATCAACATATCTCGAAAGAACTCTAGCCGTATCGGCTATTGTTTCTCTCACTCCCAGATTAATTTCATCTTGTTTAAGCACAACTGCACTTCCGCCAAGCTGCTGAATCCCTACTTCAAAGCTTACTCTTGTTCTCAGGCTGGGTTTTGCAAAAATCATCGCAAGTGTTTTATTTTTTAATATATGGTGAGTTTGTTTTAGCTTATTTTCCTGTTTGAGTTTTGCTGCTAAATCAAGCAAATATGACAAACTTTCTCTGTCAAAATCAAGCAGGCTCAAAAAATCTCTTCCTTTTAAGTTCATAAAGTACTCCTTAAGGCAATTAAAATCCACAATAATTATACCAACTGAAAAATTTATAGCTATTATGTATTGTTAATAAATGTTGTAGAATTATTAAATAAATTAGCAAGAAGAGAATTTTATGTCTAAAAAAGAAATAAAATTAATAGCACTTGATGTAGACGGCACAATAATGGATAAAAACTTTAATATATCAAGTCAAGTTAAAACAGCCGTGAAAAAATCTATCGAAAAAGGTATACATGTACTGATTGCTACAGGCAGAATGTATAGTGCTACAGTTCCCATTGCAAAGCATCTCGGGCTAAAAACACCTCTTATTGTTTATCAGGGCAGTCTTATTCAAGAATTTTACGAGTCCGATAAAATACTTATGCATCATACTGTCCCATCAGATGTTTCTTTGCAGGTAATTAAAGATTTAAGAGAATATGGCGTTCAAATAAATGCTTATTTAAATGACAAACTTTATATTGAAAAAGAATCGGCAATTCTAGTTGAATATGCTGCTAAAAGAAATATTACCCTGTATAAAGTTGATAATTTTGACAATATAGACAAATTTGAGCCAACAAAAATCCTCGGAATGCATTATGATACTGATTTAATCAATAAAGTAAGGAATGAACTCAAAGAAAAATACAAAAATTTAATAAATATCACAAAATCGACTCCAAATTTTTGTGAATTCGTAAACAATAATTGTTCAAAAGCAAATTCTGTCTTATTTTTGGCTAAAAAGTGGAACATTAGCCAATCGCAAATTATGGCGATAGGCGATCAGGAAAACGATTTAGAAATGCTAAAAATTGCAGAAATCGGCATAGCAATGGGAAATGGAGATAAGGGACTTCAGGATATGGCTGATTATATAACTGAATCAGTTGATAATAATGGTGTAGCTCACGCTATAGAAAAGTTTGTACTGGATTAAACGGGTAATAAATCATGCAATATAGAATTGGCAACGGTTATGATATACACAGACTTGTTGAGGGCAGAAAATTAGTCATAGGCGGAGTAGAAATACCCTACAAGTGCGGTTTATTGGGACATTCTGATGCTGATGTACTTATACATGCAATTATGGACGCAATGCTGGGAGCTGTATCTCTCGGGGATATAGGGACTCATTTCCCTCCAACTGACGAAAAATACAAAGATATTAGCAGTATTGAACTCTTAAAAACTGTTAAAAAGCTTATAAAATCAGAAAATTATTGCATAAGCAATATAGATGCGGTAATTCAGGCAGAAAAACCCAAAATGGCTGATTATATAACATTAATGAGAGAGATCTTGTCTGAAATTTTAGAGATAACAAAAGATAAAATCTCTATAAAAGCAACTACCATGGAAGGACTTGGATCTATAGGCGAAGGAAAAGCAATTGCTTCTTATGCCGTAGTTTTATTATGTAAAGAACAGCTTGATTTTACTGCATAAACTTTGTTATTAACGAAAGAAAATCCGTCGACTCAGGCTTATTGCTTTTTTCAAAAGTTATTCTGCCTGTTTCTATATCTACAGGTTTATTTTTCTCAGCAAAATCAGTTTTGAGATAATTTATCAAAACTTCTCTTTCTGTATCGTATTTTTGAATTATATGTTTATCATCAACCACTGTTTTATCGTTTTCAGTTTTAACATAATCTGTCATAATGCCTTTTTGGGAAAGATTTACAATCATATAATCCGTTAACGCAACAGTAAATTCTTTATTAGCTCCTTCCTCTGTAAAATTGCCTTGAGAATCAACAAGTTCGTATTGTTTATTACCATTTTTATCTACAGTATATAAGTTTACTAATTGTTTATCAGCATTTACAGTGTATTTTAAACCTGAAATTTGGAATAGTCCCTGATTTGCATTTTCTTTGCCTGTAGAATCAACTCCTAATTTTATTATGTCTGCGATTTGTTTTCCTGTACATTTAATTTTGACTACTGTATTTGAAAAGGGAATGCAATATTCCAGATTCCTTGATGTAAGCGGACCTGCTTCAATAAATGCTCTATAAGTTCCTGCATTTGTAAGTGCTACATCAGCATTAGTTGTTTTTCTCATAGCATCTGTACCGAGATTAGCAAGCGGATTTTCCTCTACTAAAGGATTTTCCGGTCTGATGGTTTTGCTCAATGTTCCCAATGGTAATGCCGGTTCTAAAATTTGGTCTTCATTGTCTTTTACATCCTGATTTTCGTTATAATCATATATTGATTTGGTTATATTCACCGGCTCGTGTCCTTTGGAAAGGTTTATCCTTCCTTCTTTATCAAATTCAACGCTTACTTCTCCGCAATTTCTTTCATTTCCTGCCTGAACAATCAAAACAGGTTCATTTTTCGGTGACATAAACAGATTTTGTTCAGG
The window above is part of the bacterium genome. Proteins encoded here:
- the glgA gene encoding glycogen synthase GlgA; the protein is MQKKLKILICASEAVPFVKTGGLADVVGTLPKELANLGHDVRVVIPRYYSIDKQKYGLKEIPGALGTPLGALGEIWCSVFESKLPETDVPVYFIEHEGYFGRKGIYNDDNGQGFMDNDNRFAFFSKACLQLCKKLDFYPDVIQANDWQTAAIPVFLNTDYKNDKLGKASSILTIHNMQYQGEFYEGLMDVLGIGWEHFNFLELEFDNKVNLMKGGIYHSTLLTTVSEGYAREIQTPEYGWGLEGVVKERSADLYGILNGCDYDEWNPETDKFIKKNYSINDLSGKQECKRDLQKTFNLPVRDDVPVFGIVSRMVRQKGVDILAETIYKLFDFEAQFVLLGDGEIWSHFYFGDAAHKLPDKMGCYFGYNNKLAHKIEAGADFFLMPSKFEPCGLNQIYSLRYGTLPLVRATGGLNDTVENFDEKTLEGTGFKFDDLNSESLFNTVGWAVYTYYNNKNAMKRLIENAMKKRFTWEESAKKYVEVYELAINKRQKVFF
- the argF gene encoding ornithine carbamoyltransferase — protein: MNLKGRDFLSLLDFDRESLSYLLDLAAKLKQENKLKQTHHILKNKTLAMIFAKPSLRTRVSFEVGIQQLGGSAVVLKQDEINLGVRETIADTARVLSRYVDGVMIRTFAQEDVIEFAKYADVPVINALTDLSHPCQVMADLLTIKEHFGYLENLKLAYVGDGNNMANSLIAGCSIMGMDVSIGCPKDYEPQEEYLAKCRQIAQKSGSQIQITSDQTEAVKNANIAYTDVWASMGQEEETESRRKIFRPYQLNKELLSSASDDVIVLHCLPAHRGEEITADVLEEHASIIFEQAENRLHAQKAIMASIM
- a CDS encoding HAD family hydrolase; the protein is MSKKEIKLIALDVDGTIMDKNFNISSQVKTAVKKSIEKGIHVLIATGRMYSATVPIAKHLGLKTPLIVYQGSLIQEFYESDKILMHHTVPSDVSLQVIKDLREYGVQINAYLNDKLYIEKESAILVEYAAKRNITLYKVDNFDNIDKFEPTKILGMHYDTDLINKVRNELKEKYKNLINITKSTPNFCEFVNNNCSKANSVLFLAKKWNISQSQIMAIGDQENDLEMLKIAEIGIAMGNGDKGLQDMADYITESVDNNGVAHAIEKFVLD
- the ispF gene encoding 2-C-methyl-D-erythritol 2,4-cyclodiphosphate synthase — encoded protein: MQYRIGNGYDIHRLVEGRKLVIGGVEIPYKCGLLGHSDADVLIHAIMDAMLGAVSLGDIGTHFPPTDEKYKDISSIELLKTVKKLIKSENYCISNIDAVIQAEKPKMADYITLMREILSEILEITKDKISIKATTMEGLGSIGEGKAIASYAVVLLCKEQLDFTA
- a CDS encoding 5'-nucleotidase C-terminal domain-containing protein gives rise to the protein MLNSIANQSYNNQKRLNIFYFSDYHGNIPAFRRLKNASDEFDNNHKDTDNFKLTGGDITAGNDLKKNILIFRLLKKMNIDASAVGNHEWDNGTNFYGELNKLFKIAPRLLFNNYISCNSVAADDKIYKEEGLLQSKIITKNNEKFGIVGATANDYKFNDCKINDLGQTKKDISREIERLKEKDPSLNKFILLSHLGIKVDREIAKSVPDIDIIVGGHSHTLLKGVVPEQNLFMSPKNEPVLIVQAGNERNCGEVSVEFDKEGRINLSKGHEPVNITKSIYDYNENQDVKDNEDQILEPALPLGTLSKTIRPENPLVEENPLANLGTDAMRKTTNADVALTNAGTYRAFIEAGPLTSRNLEYCIPFSNTVVKIKCTGKQIADIIKLGVDSTGKENANQGLFQISGLKYTVNADKQLVNLYTVDKNGNKQYELVDSQGNFTEEGANKEFTVALTDYMIVNLSQKGIMTDYVKTENDKTVVDDKHIIQKYDTEREVLINYLKTDFAEKNKPVDIETGRITFEKSNKPESTDFLSLITKFMQ